Proteins encoded within one genomic window of Kibdelosporangium phytohabitans:
- the sigE gene encoding RNA polymerase sigma factor SigE, which translates to MSDSDVALATPVELDDQPTWTPPTWDEVVREHGDRVYRLAYRLTGNSHDAEDLTQETFIRVFRSLASYKPGTFEGWLHRITTNLFLDMARRRSRLRMEGLPEDTDRLAGDDPSPEQVYSETHLDPDLQAALDELPPEFRAAVVLCDVEGLSYEEIGATLGVKLGTVRSRIHRGRQALRASLERRRGLTREASA; encoded by the coding sequence ATGAGCGATTCCGACGTCGCACTGGCGACGCCAGTCGAGCTGGACGACCAGCCGACGTGGACACCGCCGACCTGGGACGAGGTCGTGCGGGAACACGGCGACCGGGTCTACCGGCTCGCGTACCGCCTCACCGGCAACTCGCACGACGCCGAGGACCTCACCCAGGAGACCTTCATCCGGGTCTTCCGGTCGCTCGCGTCGTACAAACCGGGCACCTTCGAGGGCTGGCTGCACCGCATCACCACGAACCTGTTCCTCGACATGGCGCGGCGCCGTTCGCGGCTGCGCATGGAGGGGCTGCCCGAGGACACCGACCGGCTCGCGGGCGACGACCCCTCGCCCGAGCAGGTCTACTCGGAGACCCACCTCGACCCCGATCTGCAGGCCGCGCTCGACGAGCTGCCGCCGGAGTTCCGGGCCGCCGTCGTCCTCTGCGACGTCGAGGGCCTGTCGTACGAGGAGATCGGTGCGACCCTCGGGGTCAAGCTGGGTACTGTTCGCAGCAGGATTCACCGTGGCCGTCAGGCCCTGCGCGCCTCGCTCGAGCGGCGCCGTGGATTGACCCGGGAGGCATCCGCATGA